One genomic segment of Borrelia miyamotoi includes these proteins:
- a CDS encoding tetratricopeptide repeat protein, with protein MRLLIQVFGLILVFSCYRTKHSEIQNLMGLLEESGKKDLDRFIIVDRIVDIRMRNKDYKSALRSVNQGIANDIGKEYYPLYFYLMGNIYSFIKEDLVAFTYYRYVVDNFNDYIYENSSVKIDIAKRVINLNINADYKIRYYKLLLDANADSLTNADKGNYYYNLALILESIQNYDEAYFYYKKFLLIPRADLRIDSIDYSAVVTKVNYYNNPDFIIYRNLNDLINDIKRYIFSGNTAKLLSIRDKHNFFIQSWDQRGGKGNSINTDSFLTTMIKLGSKRKNGIQFASRFEADSSNDISYLGSSGWEHIWEWYFVFKKISYPKDPEINNGWAWIGVYLGKK; from the coding sequence ATGAGGTTATTAATTCAAGTATTTGGACTGATACTGGTTTTTAGCTGTTATAGAACTAAGCATAGCGAAATTCAAAATCTCATGGGTCTTTTAGAAGAGTCAGGTAAAAAGGATTTAGATAGATTTATTATTGTTGATAGAATAGTTGATATTCGTATGCGCAATAAAGATTATAAAAGTGCTTTGAGGTCTGTCAATCAAGGAATCGCTAATGATATTGGTAAGGAATATTATCCTTTGTATTTTTATTTGATGGGTAATATATATTCTTTTATTAAGGAAGACTTAGTGGCTTTTACCTATTACAGGTATGTTGTTGATAATTTTAATGATTATATTTACGAGAATAGCTCTGTAAAAATAGATATTGCAAAAAGAGTTATCAATTTAAATATTAATGCTGACTACAAAATACGTTATTATAAACTGTTGCTTGATGCTAATGCTGATAGTCTTACTAATGCAGATAAGGGCAATTATTATTACAATCTTGCTCTAATTTTAGAGAGTATCCAAAATTATGATGAAGCGTATTTTTATTATAAAAAGTTTCTTTTAATACCAAGGGCAGATTTAAGAATAGATTCAATAGACTATTCTGCTGTTGTTACTAAAGTTAATTATTATAATAATCCAGACTTTATAATTTATAGGAATTTGAATGATCTGATTAATGATATTAAGAGATATATTTTTTCTGGAAATACTGCAAAATTATTAAGCATAAGGGACAAACATAATTTTTTTATTCAAAGTTGGGATCAAAGGGGTGGCAAAGGTAATTCAATTAATACAGATAGTTTTTTAACAACAATGATTAAACTTGGAAGTAAGCGAAAAAATGGAATACAGTTTGCAAGTCGTTTTGAGGCTGATTCTAGCAATGATATATCTTATCTTGGTTCTAGTGGTTGGGAGCATATTTGGGAATGGTATTTTGTCTTTAAAAAAATTTCTTATCCAAAAGATCCAGAAATTAATAATGGTTGGGCTTGGATAGGAGTTTATTTAGGTAAAAAGTAA
- the rplA gene encoding 50S ribosomal protein L1, which produces MAKSGKKYIQALSRVDKRKYYSIDDAINLLKEIKFVKFDETIDASVNLNLKKNHTVRDTVVLPNQFMKEKRILVFAKGVKADEARESGASYVGDDDLINKIKSGFNDFDIVVATPDMMKDVGKLGPILGKRGLMPNPKTQTITNDLRSAIASFKRGRTEFRANKNGVINFSVGKSSMDNKKIKENYNEFIKELLKKRPSDLKGTFVNSVYMTSTMGPSVKIDFV; this is translated from the coding sequence ATGGCTAAGAGTGGAAAAAAATATATACAAGCTCTATCTAGGGTAGATAAGCGTAAATATTATAGCATAGATGATGCAATAAACTTATTGAAAGAGATTAAGTTTGTTAAGTTTGATGAAACTATAGATGCATCTGTTAATCTCAATTTGAAGAAGAATCATACAGTTAGAGACACAGTTGTTCTTCCAAATCAATTTATGAAAGAGAAGAGAATACTTGTGTTTGCAAAGGGTGTTAAAGCTGATGAGGCAAGAGAGTCTGGTGCTTCTTATGTTGGGGATGATGACCTTATTAATAAGATTAAAAGTGGGTTTAATGACTTTGATATTGTTGTTGCAACACCTGATATGATGAAGGATGTGGGAAAGCTTGGTCCTATTTTAGGTAAAAGAGGATTAATGCCAAATCCTAAGACACAAACTATTACAAATGACTTGAGAAGTGCAATAGCTAGTTTTAAGAGGGGTCGTACAGAGTTTAGGGCAAATAAAAATGGTGTTATTAATTTTTCTGTTGGTAAATCGTCTATGGATAATAAAAAGATAAAAGAGAATTATAATGAATTTATTAAGGAATTACTTAAGAAGCGACCAAGTGATTTAAAGGGTACTTTTGTGAATAGTGTTTATATGACATCTACCATGGGGCCTTCTGTAAAGATCGATTTTGTGTAG
- the secE gene encoding preprotein translocase subunit SecE has protein sequence MFKFIKESVLELKKITWPKYSEVIGSGKQVFWLVFFISIFLGIVDYIMYLAITYVF, from the coding sequence GTGTTTAAATTTATTAAAGAAAGCGTTTTGGAACTTAAAAAAATAACATGGCCTAAGTACAGTGAAGTGATAGGCAGTGGAAAGCAAGTTTTTTGGTTGGTTTTTTTTATTTCAATTTTTTTAGGTATAGTGGATTATATTATGTATCTTGCTATAACTTATGTATTTTAA
- a CDS encoding dicarboxylate/amino acid:cation symporter — MNTKVKFFLTIPIGILLGLFLPSEAYNTLSHIFIRLAYFSLIPFLIFSIPLGIENIIDNKKFRKLIVKTIYYGILINTIGVIVSIVAATIYIPQRIPILDKNIPNLYIFDKAAFLETFFPKNIFTILTNNNPNLLSIYIISIIIGISFYYAKQKGRIARELILSTSNLFYNANGIVVKILNFGIIFITAAYTTNLKNFKNYQYYINSIIFFSSWTIIIILIIIPMISYQLTKNFKLVYKNILISIQNIIFAGFTMDSYAPYSVLIEDIKNERMNIKKSIITNIPIINFISKSGTIFIATISFFIILKSYSSLPISIYEISYMSILTFLFIFAFPHVPNSLIYIITMLCSTYTKGIELSYSNITPIIPILTSLALMIDFTSNIAIMYIIDFNELQDT, encoded by the coding sequence ATGAATACAAAAGTCAAATTTTTTCTAACCATACCCATTGGAATATTGCTTGGATTATTTCTTCCCTCTGAAGCCTATAACACACTATCACATATCTTCATAAGGTTGGCATACTTTTCCTTAATTCCTTTTTTAATATTTTCAATTCCACTTGGCATAGAAAATATTATTGATAATAAAAAATTCAGAAAATTGATTGTGAAAACCATCTACTATGGAATTTTAATTAATACAATAGGAGTAATTGTATCCATTGTAGCTGCAACAATATACATACCACAAAGAATTCCAATATTAGACAAAAATATTCCAAATCTATATATATTTGATAAAGCAGCATTTCTTGAAACATTTTTCCCAAAAAACATCTTCACAATACTTACAAACAACAACCCAAATCTTTTAAGCATTTACATTATTTCAATAATTATTGGAATTAGTTTTTATTACGCAAAACAAAAGGGAAGAATTGCTAGAGAGCTTATATTAAGCACCTCAAATCTTTTTTACAATGCAAACGGAATAGTTGTAAAAATACTAAATTTTGGAATTATTTTCATTACAGCAGCATACACTACAAACTTAAAAAATTTCAAAAACTATCAATACTACATAAACAGCATAATATTTTTTTCATCATGGACAATAATCATTATTCTAATAATAATTCCAATGATTAGCTATCAATTAACCAAAAATTTTAAACTCGTATACAAAAACATATTAATATCCATCCAAAATATAATATTTGCAGGTTTTACAATGGACTCTTATGCTCCTTACTCTGTTTTAATAGAAGATATTAAAAATGAAAGAATGAACATAAAAAAATCAATAATCACCAATATACCAATAATCAACTTTATTTCTAAATCTGGAACAATTTTTATCGCAACAATTTCATTTTTTATTATTTTAAAATCTTACTCTAGCTTGCCCATATCAATTTATGAAATAAGTTATATGAGTATATTAACATTTCTTTTTATTTTCGCATTCCCACACGTACCAAACAGTTTAATTTACATAATTACAATGCTATGTTCAACTTATACAAAAGGAATTGAACTCAGTTACTCTAATATAACTCCAATAATTCCAATCTTAACATCCCTAGCTTTAATGATAGACTTCACATCTAATATAGCAATAATGTACATAATAGACTTCAATGAACTACAAGATACTTAA
- the rpmG gene encoding 50S ribosomal protein L33, with protein MGKKKGKGAIELIALVCEETGIRNYTTTKNRRNKQEKLELMKYCPVLRKHTLHKEGKIK; from the coding sequence ATGGGCAAGAAGAAGGGCAAAGGTGCCATTGAGCTTATAGCTTTGGTGTGTGAAGAAACAGGAATTAGAAATTATACTACTACTAAAAATAGGCGTAATAAGCAAGAGAAATTAGAATTAATGAAGTATTGTCCAGTTCTCAGGAAGCATACTCTTCATAAAGAAGGCAAGATAAAATAA
- the proS gene encoding proline--tRNA ligase, translating to MGNFIFSKEEDFSKWYLDIVQKAKLADYGPVKGCMVIMPYGYAIWERIRRILNDNFEKTGHENAYFPLLIPYEFLEKEREHIKGFSPELAVVTTAGGEELSEPLILRPTSETVIWNMYSKWIKSYRDLPVKINQWTNIIRWEKRTRPFLRTTEFLWQEGHTAHETEKEAKEETLFILNLYKRFIEDYLAIPVFCGQKTEMEKFAGAVSTYTLEALMQDKKALQVGTSHYLGLNFAEAFDVKFQNKKGEMDYVFATSWGVSTRLIGALIMVHSDNKGLILPPKIAPIEIIIVPIFKVDNEANKRILEYSTTVFDILKREGFRVEIDKDVKNSPGFRFAAAELKGIPMRIEIGSNDIIMDCVTVARRDKDKNSKYQVSMKELLSKMRCELENMQSELFNRALEFRNLNTKEIIGFKENDYDTFKTYINNHLGFVLSSWCGSEVCEEGIKNDTKATIRCIPEEFQNRSLNNLTCIYCNGVVKYLVLFARSY from the coding sequence ATGGGTAATTTTATTTTTTCAAAAGAAGAAGACTTTTCGAAGTGGTATTTAGATATAGTGCAGAAGGCAAAGCTGGCTGATTATGGTCCTGTTAAAGGTTGTATGGTTATTATGCCTTATGGATATGCTATTTGGGAGAGAATTAGAAGAATACTTAATGACAATTTTGAAAAGACAGGACATGAGAATGCATATTTTCCATTGCTTATCCCTTATGAATTTTTGGAAAAAGAGAGAGAACATATTAAAGGATTTTCACCAGAACTTGCTGTTGTAACAACTGCTGGTGGGGAAGAATTATCAGAACCTTTGATTTTAAGGCCCACTTCTGAGACAGTTATTTGGAATATGTATAGTAAATGGATAAAATCTTATAGAGATTTGCCTGTTAAAATAAATCAATGGACAAATATTATTCGTTGGGAGAAAAGAACAAGACCATTTCTGCGTACCACTGAGTTTTTATGGCAGGAGGGGCATACTGCGCATGAGACTGAAAAGGAAGCCAAAGAAGAGACTTTATTTATTTTAAATCTTTATAAAAGGTTTATTGAGGACTATTTAGCTATTCCTGTATTTTGTGGTCAGAAGACCGAAATGGAAAAATTTGCAGGTGCTGTGTCTACTTACACACTTGAAGCATTAATGCAAGATAAAAAAGCTTTACAAGTGGGGACATCTCATTATTTGGGATTAAATTTTGCAGAGGCTTTTGATGTTAAGTTTCAGAATAAAAAAGGTGAAATGGATTATGTTTTTGCTACTAGTTGGGGAGTTTCAACTAGATTAATTGGAGCATTGATTATGGTTCATTCTGATAACAAGGGTTTGATATTGCCTCCAAAAATAGCACCAATTGAAATTATTATTGTTCCTATTTTTAAAGTAGATAATGAGGCAAATAAAAGAATTCTTGAATATTCAACTACTGTTTTTGATATTTTAAAGAGAGAGGGGTTTAGAGTTGAGATTGATAAAGATGTTAAGAATTCTCCGGGATTTAGATTTGCTGCTGCAGAACTTAAAGGAATTCCTATGCGAATTGAAATAGGATCTAATGATATTATAATGGACTGTGTCACTGTTGCAAGAAGAGACAAAGATAAAAATTCTAAGTATCAAGTATCAATGAAAGAGTTATTATCGAAAATGAGATGTGAACTTGAAAATATGCAGTCTGAATTGTTTAATAGAGCATTAGAATTTAGGAATTTGAATACCAAAGAAATTATTGGATTTAAAGAGAATGATTATGATACTTTTAAGACTTATATTAATAACCATTTAGGATTTGTGCTTTCTTCATGGTGTGGAAGTGAAGTTTGTGAAGAAGGGATTAAAAATGATACAAAAGCTACAATACGATGCATTCCTGAAGAATTCCAAAATAGATCTTTAAATAACTTGACTTGTATTTATTGTAATGGAGTGGTCAAGTATCTTGTTTTATTTGCACGGTCTTACTAA
- the rplJ gene encoding 50S ribosomal protein L10: MDAKINPKKVEMFNLLREFLNNKDNIFFLDYRGLTVAELTDLRNKVEKEKGELKVVKNNIMKRVLKDKHIDGLDSYLLGPTAIVTAVDEANVVAKIFYEFVKTTTLKVKGGFILGEIYDEAKLNAYSKLPTKKEAISLFISVLKAPISKLARILKAVSDVKV, encoded by the coding sequence ATGGATGCAAAGATAAACCCTAAAAAGGTTGAAATGTTTAATTTGTTAAGAGAGTTTTTAAATAATAAGGATAATATTTTTTTCTTAGATTACAGGGGATTAACAGTAGCGGAGCTTACTGACTTGAGAAATAAAGTTGAAAAAGAGAAGGGTGAATTAAAGGTTGTAAAAAATAATATAATGAAGCGAGTTTTAAAAGATAAACATATAGATGGTCTTGATTCTTATCTTTTAGGTCCAACAGCTATTGTTACTGCTGTTGATGAAGCTAATGTTGTTGCAAAAATTTTTTATGAATTTGTTAAAACTACTACTCTAAAGGTTAAGGGAGGTTTTATTTTAGGAGAGATCTATGATGAGGCTAAACTTAATGCATATAGCAAACTTCCTACTAAGAAAGAGGCTATTTCTTTGTTTATAAGTGTGCTTAAGGCGCCAATTTCAAAACTTGCAAGGATTTTAAAGGCTGTATCTGATGTTAAGGTGTAA
- the rplK gene encoding 50S ribosomal protein L11, with protein MSDISKKKKEIAWVKLQIPAAQAAPGAKIGQALGPHGVSGPQFVKEFNERTAKMETGVVVPVIITIYRDKSFSFVVKTPPASVLIKKAIGIEIGSKKSNTEKVGTISKEKIMEIAKVKMPDLNAKTEMAAFKIIAGSARSMGVEVEK; from the coding sequence ATGTCTGATATATCTAAGAAGAAAAAAGAGATTGCTTGGGTCAAGCTTCAAATTCCGGCTGCTCAAGCCGCTCCAGGAGCTAAAATAGGGCAGGCCCTTGGACCTCATGGTGTTAGTGGACCTCAATTTGTTAAAGAATTTAATGAAAGAACGGCTAAAATGGAAACGGGAGTTGTTGTTCCTGTCATTATAACTATTTACAGAGATAAAAGTTTTTCATTTGTTGTCAAGACTCCACCAGCTTCGGTTTTGATTAAAAAGGCTATTGGGATAGAGATAGGCTCTAAGAAGTCAAATACAGAGAAGGTTGGAACTATATCAAAGGAAAAGATCATGGAAATTGCAAAGGTCAAAATGCCTGATTTAAATGCAAAAACTGAGATGGCTGCATTTAAAATCATTGCAGGAAGTGCTCGTTCCATGGGTGTTGAGGTGGAAAAATAA
- the rplL gene encoding 50S ribosomal protein L7/L12, whose protein sequence is MALSKEDILTWLEEAKTSEVVELIVAIEEKFGVTAAAVAVAAGPSPSGGGTEEQTEFDVMLVSFGDSKINVIKEVRAITGLGLGEAKTLVEAVPKAVKEGISKADAEEIKKRLEAVGAKVEIK, encoded by the coding sequence ATGGCACTAAGTAAAGAAGATATTTTAACATGGCTTGAAGAGGCTAAAACATCTGAGGTTGTTGAGCTTATAGTAGCTATTGAGGAAAAATTTGGGGTTACTGCTGCTGCGGTTGCTGTTGCTGCGGGACCTAGTCCTTCAGGAGGTGGTACTGAGGAGCAGACAGAATTTGATGTAATGCTTGTATCTTTTGGAGATAGTAAGATCAATGTTATTAAAGAGGTAAGGGCTATTACTGGGCTTGGACTTGGAGAGGCTAAGACCTTAGTTGAAGCTGTTCCGAAAGCAGTTAAAGAAGGTATTTCAAAAGCAGATGCTGAGGAAATCAAAAAACGATTAGAAGCAGTTGGTGCAAAAGTTGAAATTAAGTAA
- a CDS encoding ankyrin repeat domain-containing protein: MKIILILLFTQFIMSLNANENIKIIKELSKTIYYLNNKEYTTNKEKLDNFVKSINLNDNNILKELQKIKNEFFITSVYFKNTKGTLIALNLSAEINFQYKISPLSISIINNDFQTTKILIDYGININRIDETKYPSIFWAIYLNNEKIFNFLKDKGADLSFTLKNGKTPTQAAIEIENIDLIELLLKKNAYIKDEYKKEMKNLKNKNLKNILKKYKII, translated from the coding sequence ATGAAAATAATTCTCATATTACTATTCACACAATTTATTATGTCTTTAAATGCAAATGAAAACATAAAAATAATAAAAGAATTATCAAAAACAATTTATTATCTTAATAATAAAGAATACACCACAAATAAAGAAAAGCTAGACAACTTTGTAAAATCAATAAACTTAAATGATAATAATATCTTAAAAGAGTTACAAAAAATAAAAAATGAATTTTTCATCACATCTGTATATTTCAAAAACACAAAAGGGACTCTAATAGCTCTAAATCTCTCCGCAGAAATAAATTTTCAATACAAAATATCTCCACTATCAATTTCAATAATCAATAACGATTTTCAAACCACAAAAATATTAATAGACTATGGAATTAACATTAACAGAATAGATGAAACAAAATATCCATCAATATTTTGGGCAATATACCTAAATAATGAAAAAATATTCAATTTCTTAAAAGACAAAGGAGCTGACTTAAGTTTTACCCTTAAAAATGGAAAAACACCTACACAAGCTGCAATAGAAATTGAAAATATTGATTTAATCGAATTACTACTTAAAAAAAATGCCTATATTAAAGATGAATATAAAAAAGAAATGAAAAATTTAAAAAATAAAAATTTAAAAAATATTCTAAAAAAATACAAAATAATATAA
- a CDS encoding BAPKO_0422 family outer member beta-barrel protein, giving the protein MKTLLKLIMILSLVNPSFATKIDPSALNKILNEKQNQNKFGIGLGMGNPITNIIINFPYVEIDLGYGGFNGLNPNNFTPYIVFGTDILFKEEVYQHTIITGGLGLGIDLSQIKTNEQYAANLQSENSINKQEEFSLVSTNNRLGTVLRIPITLEYYFLNNVVIGFKAIATIGGTMTFKPTSMEGIRFGFFGFGFIKAYI; this is encoded by the coding sequence ATGAAAACATTATTAAAATTGATTATGATTTTATCATTAGTAAATCCATCTTTTGCAACAAAAATTGATCCATCAGCTCTTAACAAAATACTAAATGAAAAACAAAACCAAAATAAATTTGGGATAGGTCTTGGCATGGGAAATCCTATCACTAATATTATCATTAATTTTCCATACGTAGAAATAGATCTTGGATATGGAGGTTTTAATGGCCTAAATCCTAATAATTTCACACCTTATATTGTTTTTGGAACTGACATCCTATTCAAAGAAGAAGTTTACCAACATACAATCATCACCGGTGGACTTGGTCTGGGCATTGACTTGTCTCAAATAAAAACAAATGAACAATATGCTGCGAACCTACAATCAGAAAATAGTATAAATAAACAAGAAGAATTTTCACTAGTCTCAACTAATAACAGATTGGGAACTGTACTTAGAATTCCTATTACATTGGAATACTATTTTTTGAATAATGTTGTAATAGGGTTCAAGGCTATAGCAACAATTGGAGGCACAATGACATTTAAGCCTACATCAATGGAAGGCATAAGGTTCGGATTTTTTGGTTTTGGATTCATAAAAGCATACATATAA
- the nusG gene encoding transcription termination/antitermination protein NusG, with protein sequence MSRAWYVLQTFSQYEKKIEQEIRLLIDEGIFGSNVLDVKAPIERVEEIRNGKKRIRERKIWPGYILIELDLPEQEWKSTVADIIKIPGVVSFVGTNKEQKPLPISDEEVKSVFMLAGEIKADKSIFILYDFEEGERVRIKGGPFDSFEGVIGSIDYEKKKLKVAVQIFGRSTPVEVDFQHIEKI encoded by the coding sequence ATGTCCAGGGCCTGGTATGTATTGCAGACTTTTTCTCAATATGAAAAGAAGATTGAACAAGAGATAAGACTTTTGATTGATGAAGGTATTTTTGGTAGTAATGTTTTAGATGTTAAAGCTCCTATTGAAAGGGTAGAGGAGATAAGAAATGGAAAAAAGCGGATAAGAGAAAGAAAGATTTGGCCAGGTTATATTCTTATTGAGCTAGATCTTCCTGAACAAGAGTGGAAAAGCACAGTTGCTGATATTATTAAGATTCCAGGTGTTGTAAGTTTTGTAGGAACTAATAAAGAGCAAAAACCTCTTCCAATTAGTGATGAAGAAGTTAAGAGTGTCTTTATGCTGGCTGGAGAAATTAAGGCAGATAAGTCTATTTTCATACTTTATGATTTTGAAGAAGGTGAGAGAGTTAGGATTAAGGGAGGGCCTTTTGATTCTTTTGAGGGTGTTATTGGGTCTATTGATTATGAGAAAAAAAAGCTGAAGGTTGCAGTTCAAATCTTTGGAAGATCAACTCCTGTTGAAGTTGATTTTCAGCATATAGAGAAAATTTAA